A region from the Thermanaeromonas sp. C210 genome encodes:
- the rpsO gene encoding 30S ribosomal protein S15: MALEKEKKQEIIKRFQQHENDTGSPEVQIALLTERINSLTEHLKVHRKDHHSRRGLFKMVGQRRRLLNYLRENDVERYRRVVEALGLRH, from the coding sequence GTGGCTTTGGAAAAAGAAAAGAAGCAGGAAATCATCAAGCGCTTTCAGCAACACGAAAACGACACGGGTTCGCCCGAAGTACAGATCGCCCTCTTAACGGAGCGCATTAATTCCCTGACGGAGCATCTAAAGGTCCACCGGAAGGACCATCATTCCCGCAGGGGGCTTTTTAAGATGGTGGGCCAGCGCCGGCGACTGCTCAACTACCTGCGGGAGAATGATGTTGAGAGATACCGCCGGGTAGTAGAAGCCCTGGGCCTGAGGCATTAA
- a CDS encoding polysaccharide deacetylase family protein, which translates to MYVLYWRRRRVWIFLAAVLAAVFIGMMAWRWVQGEDAPVFKVQPIYQGDVNKKAVALAFNVDWGEEFLPDILQTLSRNQARATFFVTGQWAVKFPDLVRQMAREGHEIGNHGYSHQHVDNLSREENREDIRKAEGVLADLTGRRPALYAPPYGESKPHVVAAAADLGYKFIMWTVNTGDYLPGTAAEDIIKIVVSHSQNGAIVLLHPTRPTAEALGEIINQLRKRGYELATVSEIL; encoded by the coding sequence ATGTATGTGCTCTACTGGCGGCGGAGGCGCGTGTGGATTTTCCTGGCCGCGGTTCTCGCCGCGGTGTTTATCGGTATGATGGCCTGGCGTTGGGTGCAGGGAGAGGATGCCCCGGTATTTAAAGTGCAGCCCATCTACCAGGGTGACGTTAACAAAAAAGCCGTCGCCCTGGCCTTTAATGTGGACTGGGGAGAAGAATTTTTGCCCGACATATTACAAACCCTTTCCCGCAACCAGGCGAGGGCTACATTTTTCGTGACGGGCCAGTGGGCCGTTAAATTCCCGGACCTAGTCAGGCAGATGGCCCGGGAAGGCCATGAGATCGGCAACCACGGATACAGCCATCAGCACGTAGATAACTTAAGCCGCGAAGAAAATCGCGAAGACATAAGGAAGGCCGAAGGAGTGCTGGCGGACCTCACGGGACGCCGACCGGCCCTTTATGCTCCGCCGTACGGTGAAAGTAAGCCCCACGTTGTCGCCGCCGCAGCCGACCTGGGGTACAAGTTTATCATGTGGACGGTCAACACGGGAGACTACTTGCCGGGGACCGCGGCGGAGGATATCATCAAAATAGTGGTTTCCCACAGTCAGAACGGGGCCATTGTTCTGTTGCACCCAACCCGCCCCACTGCCGAAGCGCTGGGAGAGATCATTAACCAGCTCCGGAAGCGGGGTTATGAGCTAGCCACGGTTTCTGAGATTCTTTGA
- a CDS encoding M16 family metallopeptidase produces the protein MYCKTILPNGIRVVTEEMPYVHSVALGIWVGAGSRHETDENHGVSHFLEHLLFKGTHRRNAREIAEALESVGGVLNAFTTKEYTCFYTRVLAEYLDLAIDVLSDMFFNARFDPEDIAKEKKVILEEIKMYEDSPDEIVHDLFAQTVWPGHPLGRAILGTYSSIQELQREGICGYYREHYQGGRIVLAAAGNFKTRDLEDKLAEAFGRRPLGEGGVPCRAPEERAAVSVNVKETGQIQICLGVPGLAQDHPDIYVLQALNNILGGGVSSRLFQLVREDRALAYSVYSYHAGYSDSGLFTVYAGTSPEGALEVIRLILEQMALIKQKGVTEAELKRTKDQIRGNLLLGQENVSQRMSRLGRTELCLGRVITVEETIERLSEVTVDDVQRVARQLFSPQRLSLTTLGPALDDDLDLQSMAVQAGL, from the coding sequence ATGTATTGCAAAACAATTCTACCTAACGGTATCCGTGTCGTAACCGAAGAAATGCCCTATGTCCATTCCGTAGCTCTCGGGATCTGGGTGGGGGCAGGTTCGCGTCACGAAACGGATGAGAACCACGGGGTGTCCCACTTTCTGGAACACCTTCTCTTTAAGGGAACCCATAGGAGGAACGCCAGGGAGATAGCCGAGGCCCTGGAGTCGGTAGGAGGAGTGCTCAACGCCTTTACTACCAAGGAATATACCTGTTTCTATACCCGGGTGCTAGCCGAATACCTGGACTTGGCCATAGACGTATTGAGCGATATGTTCTTCAATGCCCGTTTCGACCCCGAGGATATAGCTAAAGAGAAAAAGGTTATCCTGGAAGAGATAAAGATGTACGAGGACTCACCGGATGAAATAGTCCATGACCTTTTCGCCCAAACCGTGTGGCCGGGCCACCCCTTGGGGAGGGCCATTTTGGGGACCTATAGCTCCATTCAGGAACTGCAGCGCGAAGGGATCTGCGGATATTACCGGGAACACTACCAGGGTGGGCGCATCGTCTTGGCCGCGGCGGGGAACTTTAAGACCCGGGATTTGGAGGACAAGCTTGCTGAGGCCTTCGGCCGCCGGCCCCTGGGCGAAGGGGGGGTTCCCTGCCGCGCTCCGGAGGAAAGGGCTGCAGTAAGTGTCAATGTTAAGGAAACCGGGCAAATCCAGATATGTCTGGGTGTGCCCGGCTTGGCCCAGGACCACCCGGACATCTATGTATTGCAGGCCCTTAATAACATCTTAGGTGGAGGCGTAAGCTCCCGGTTGTTCCAGCTGGTCCGGGAGGACAGGGCCCTGGCCTACTCTGTTTACTCCTATCATGCCGGATATTCAGACAGCGGTCTGTTCACCGTTTACGCTGGAACCAGCCCGGAAGGCGCCCTGGAAGTTATTCGGCTGATTTTAGAGCAGATGGCCCTCATTAAACAGAAGGGGGTCACCGAAGCCGAGTTGAAGCGTACCAAGGACCAGATCCGGGGCAACCTGCTGTTGGGGCAGGAGAATGTGAGTCAGCGCATGAGCCGCCTGGGCAGGACCGAGCTGTGCCTGGGCCGGGTTATTACAGTGGAAGAAACCATTGAGCGGCTCAGCGAGGTCACCGTGGACGACGTGCAAAGGGTGGCCCGGCAGTTATTTTCCCCCCAGCGGCTATCCCTTACCACCCTGGGTCCTGCCTTAGACGACGACCTGGATTTGCAGTCCATGGCGGTACAAGCCGGGCTGTAG
- the pnp gene encoding polyribonucleotide nucleotidyltransferase — MQEVLRKALPLAGRELVLETGRLARQAGGAVLVQYGGTMVLVTATASAEPREGIDFFPLTVDYEERLYAAGKIPGGFIKREGKPSEKAILSSRLIDRPIRPLFPKTYRRDVHVVATVLSVDQDCPPNVAGIIGASAALTLSDIPFNGPIGAVAVGLIGGQPIINPTLQQDEESQLHLVVAGTAEAIMMVEAGAHEVPEDLLLECIMAGHEEIKRIVAFIQEFHEEARALGLAKEKQEVTVVELLPEIEERTRELAAPRLQEIIRRGIQERWNKQEREKQFKACKDAIVEEVLASYSEVAEEQPEVAKLVGDVVTQVEKEIVRKLILEEGRRVDGRGPEDIRPITCEVSVLARTHGSALFTRGETQVLTVATLGSISDEQILDDLGVEESKRYMHHYNFPPYSVGEARPIRAPGRREIGHGALAERALEPMIPPEEEFPYAIRLVSEVLSSNGSTSMASVCGSTLALMDAGVPIKAPVAGVAMGLVKDGDKVAVLTDIQGIEDALGDMDFKVAGTARGITALQMDIKIPGIDRSILTRALEQARQARLYILAKMMEVLPEPRKELSPYAPRMLTTVVDTDKIRDIIGPGGKVIKKIIEETGVEIDIEDDGRVFIAATDPKAGERALQIIEALTRDVEVGKIYSGRVTRVTDFGAFVEVIPGVLGMPGKEGLVHISQLAEGRVGRVEEVVKEGDEILVKAIGFDPQGRLKLSRKEALRTLEDGSTPGRQPSRRYGRERRSR; from the coding sequence ATGCAGGAGGTACTGCGCAAAGCCCTTCCCCTGGCCGGGCGGGAGCTGGTTTTAGAAACCGGCCGCCTGGCCAGACAGGCGGGCGGCGCCGTTTTGGTACAGTACGGGGGAACTATGGTTTTAGTTACTGCCACGGCGTCGGCCGAACCGAGGGAAGGCATAGATTTTTTCCCACTTACGGTGGATTATGAGGAACGGCTTTATGCTGCGGGAAAGATCCCGGGCGGCTTTATTAAGCGGGAGGGCAAACCCAGTGAAAAGGCTATACTTTCCAGCCGCTTAATCGACCGTCCCATTCGACCGCTCTTCCCCAAAACCTACCGCCGTGACGTGCACGTGGTGGCCACGGTCCTGTCCGTGGACCAGGACTGCCCGCCCAACGTGGCGGGGATTATAGGCGCCTCGGCAGCCTTGACCCTTTCCGATATCCCCTTTAACGGACCCATCGGCGCCGTAGCCGTGGGCCTTATCGGAGGCCAACCTATCATTAACCCTACCCTCCAGCAGGACGAAGAGAGTCAGCTCCACCTGGTGGTCGCCGGGACGGCCGAAGCCATCATGATGGTGGAGGCCGGGGCCCACGAGGTGCCCGAAGACCTGCTGCTGGAGTGCATCATGGCCGGTCATGAGGAGATCAAGCGCATCGTCGCCTTTATCCAGGAATTCCACGAGGAAGCCAGGGCCCTGGGCCTGGCTAAAGAAAAACAAGAAGTAACTGTTGTCGAGTTGTTGCCGGAAATAGAGGAGAGGACCAGGGAATTGGCGGCTCCCCGGTTGCAGGAAATCATCCGCCGGGGCATCCAGGAAAGGTGGAACAAGCAGGAGCGGGAAAAGCAGTTCAAGGCCTGTAAAGACGCTATCGTAGAGGAAGTGCTGGCCTCCTACAGCGAGGTGGCGGAGGAACAGCCCGAGGTGGCCAAACTGGTGGGAGATGTGGTCACCCAGGTGGAAAAGGAAATCGTCCGCAAGCTCATCCTGGAGGAAGGCCGGCGGGTAGACGGCCGGGGACCGGAAGATATTCGACCTATAACCTGCGAAGTGAGCGTCCTGGCCCGTACCCATGGCTCCGCCCTGTTCACCAGGGGAGAAACCCAGGTGCTTACCGTGGCCACTTTGGGTTCCATCAGTGATGAGCAGATCCTTGACGACCTGGGAGTAGAAGAATCTAAACGTTATATGCACCATTATAATTTTCCGCCCTATTCGGTAGGCGAGGCTCGGCCTATCCGGGCTCCGGGACGGCGGGAGATCGGCCATGGAGCCCTGGCCGAGCGGGCCCTCGAGCCCATGATACCGCCGGAAGAGGAATTTCCCTATGCCATTCGCCTGGTATCCGAGGTGTTGAGCTCCAATGGGTCCACCTCTATGGCTAGCGTCTGCGGCAGTACCCTGGCGTTGATGGATGCCGGGGTGCCCATTAAGGCGCCGGTGGCCGGGGTAGCCATGGGCTTGGTTAAGGATGGCGATAAAGTAGCCGTCTTGACCGATATTCAGGGTATCGAAGATGCCCTGGGGGATATGGACTTCAAAGTGGCGGGTACTGCCAGGGGAATAACCGCCCTCCAAATGGATATCAAGATTCCCGGCATCGACCGTTCTATCCTTACCCGGGCCTTGGAACAGGCACGGCAGGCTCGCCTGTACATTCTGGCTAAGATGATGGAGGTACTGCCGGAGCCGCGGAAAGAACTTTCTCCCTATGCTCCGCGTATGCTTACCACGGTGGTGGACACCGATAAGATCCGGGATATTATAGGCCCGGGAGGCAAGGTTATCAAGAAGATTATTGAGGAAACGGGCGTGGAAATCGATATTGAGGATGACGGGCGGGTCTTCATCGCCGCTACCGATCCCAAAGCCGGAGAGCGGGCCCTGCAAATAATCGAAGCCCTGACCAGGGATGTAGAAGTGGGCAAAATATACAGCGGCCGGGTAACCAGGGTGACCGACTTCGGGGCCTTCGTGGAAGTAATCCCCGGAGTACTGGGAATGCCCGGCAAGGAGGGCCTGGTCCATATTTCTCAGCTGGCCGAAGGCCGGGTAGGCCGGGTGGAGGAAGTGGTTAAGGAAGGAGACGAGATCCTCGTCAAAGCCATCGGCTTCGATCCCCAGGGTCGGCTCAAACTTTCGCGCAAGGAGGCCCTGCGTACCCTGGAAGACGGCAGTACGCCGGGACGGCAGCCTTCTCGCCGGTACGGCCGGGAGCGGAGGAGCCGCTAA
- a CDS encoding DHH family phosphoesterase, translating to MNLVAAIAEELAGAREVAIASHGLPDGDCIGSTLALAAALRRQGAAVTTIIGDPVPPMYRFLPGSEEVVLPHEIAALPPLLVVVDCTDLERVREGFGERRREVQRIINIDHHVSNSFFGDLNLVDPGAAATGELVYGILKEMGTAVDAPIATALYTALVTDTGSFQYENCRADTLRMAAELMDLGADMQLIREFLWESKPLLSLRLLAHVLSTLSLACGGKVAWVVIRQEVMVRLGAGPEHVEGLVNYPRSVAGVEVGLAFRELEDGMIKVALRSKKQVDVNEIAGLFGGGGHKRAAGCTIPGPLEAAVEKVVKAVEARLDCDGGLY from the coding sequence ATGAATCTGGTGGCAGCGATAGCTGAGGAGCTGGCCGGAGCTAGGGAAGTGGCCATAGCTTCCCACGGCCTTCCCGACGGCGATTGCATCGGCTCCACCCTTGCCCTGGCTGCAGCACTGCGCCGGCAGGGAGCGGCGGTTACCACCATAATCGGGGATCCTGTGCCTCCCATGTACCGCTTTTTGCCGGGGAGCGAAGAAGTGGTGTTGCCCCATGAGATTGCCGCCCTGCCGCCCCTGCTGGTGGTGGTGGATTGTACCGATCTGGAGCGCGTCAGGGAAGGCTTCGGGGAGCGGCGCCGTGAGGTCCAACGCATAATCAACATCGATCACCATGTAAGTAACTCCTTTTTCGGTGACCTTAACCTGGTGGATCCCGGGGCGGCGGCTACGGGCGAATTGGTCTATGGGATATTAAAGGAAATGGGGACGGCCGTAGACGCGCCTATAGCCACCGCCCTCTACACCGCCCTGGTGACGGATACCGGCTCTTTTCAATACGAAAATTGCCGGGCGGACACTTTGAGGATGGCGGCCGAGTTGATGGACCTGGGTGCCGACATGCAACTTATCCGCGAGTTTCTCTGGGAGAGCAAACCCCTCCTGAGTCTCCGCCTGCTGGCCCATGTCCTTTCCACCCTTTCCCTCGCCTGCGGGGGCAAGGTGGCGTGGGTAGTCATCAGGCAAGAAGTTATGGTACGCCTGGGAGCCGGACCGGAACACGTGGAGGGCCTGGTAAACTATCCTCGTTCGGTTGCCGGGGTGGAAGTGGGGCTGGCCTTTCGTGAGTTGGAGGACGGGATGATAAAGGTGGCCCTGCGCTCCAAAAAACAAGTGGATGTCAACGAAATAGCCGGCCTCTTTGGGGGTGGCGGCCACAAGAGGGCGGCAGGCTGCACCATCCCCGGTCCCCTGGAGGCGGCCGTAGAAAAGGTTGTTAAGGCCGTGGAGGCACGCCTGGACTGCGATGGAGGGCTTTATTAA
- a CDS encoding dUTPase: MDRLEHMFLLQAQLDEEIRAGHRLPEMSFSEWIQKEVLAIMVELGELLEEVNFKWWKVPRPLNSEAVKDELVDILHFFISMCLKAGLSAEDLYQAYVAKNEENFRRQRGLSSREGYAPGSEDG, from the coding sequence GTGGACCGTCTTGAACATATGTTTCTACTCCAGGCCCAACTGGATGAGGAAATAAGGGCCGGCCACCGGCTGCCGGAAATGAGCTTTTCAGAGTGGATTCAGAAGGAAGTGCTGGCCATTATGGTGGAGCTGGGAGAGCTATTGGAAGAAGTCAATTTTAAGTGGTGGAAGGTGCCCCGGCCCCTTAATTCCGAGGCCGTAAAGGATGAGTTGGTGGACATACTCCATTTTTTTATCAGTATGTGCCTGAAGGCCGGGCTTAGCGCCGAAGACCTCTACCAGGCGTATGTGGCCAAGAACGAGGAGAATTTCCGGCGGCAGAGGGGCCTATCCTCCCGGGAAGGTTATGCCCCGGGGAGCGAGGACGGGTAA
- the truB gene encoding tRNA pseudouridine(55) synthase TruB yields the protein MEGFINLLKPPGPTSHDAVQRIRRLLGVKRVGHGGTLDPLAAGVLPVALGRATRLLEYVQEGSKAYRAEVIFGLETVTQDMAGEVINERPLEELDARELEAALSRFTGVQEQVPPMFSAVRHQGQRLYDLARRGEEVPRQPRRVVIYRLELLKLWPRGPYPRALLDVVCSKGTYVRTLCHDLGTYLGCGAAVYFLLRYRTGPFTIDGAWTLEEIEAALQEGRHDFLLPPAAGVHHLPAVVVKPEAVRVVLRGALLASDGCRNVPPGLQRGDLVRLHGEEGVLLAVARCMGKRSVEGFKPEKVFP from the coding sequence ATGGAGGGCTTTATTAACCTTTTAAAGCCGCCCGGACCTACCTCCCATGACGCGGTCCAGAGGATAAGGCGCCTCCTGGGGGTCAAAAGGGTGGGCCATGGGGGCACCTTGGACCCACTGGCGGCCGGGGTGCTGCCTGTGGCCCTCGGGCGGGCCACCCGCCTGCTAGAATATGTTCAGGAAGGTTCTAAAGCCTACCGGGCGGAGGTAATCTTCGGTCTCGAAACTGTCACCCAGGATATGGCCGGAGAAGTAATAAATGAGAGACCCCTTGAGGAGCTCGACGCCCGGGAACTGGAGGCAGCCTTGTCCCGCTTTACCGGCGTGCAGGAACAGGTCCCCCCTATGTTTTCGGCCGTGCGCCATCAAGGACAAAGGCTTTATGATCTGGCGCGCCGGGGTGAAGAAGTACCCCGCCAACCGCGCCGGGTGGTGATTTACCGTCTGGAGCTTTTAAAGTTGTGGCCCCGGGGCCCCTACCCACGGGCCCTGCTGGATGTTGTCTGCTCCAAAGGCACTTATGTCCGCACCCTATGTCACGACCTGGGTACCTACCTGGGCTGCGGCGCCGCTGTGTACTTTCTCTTGAGGTACAGAACGGGCCCCTTTACCATAGATGGTGCCTGGACCCTGGAGGAAATAGAGGCGGCCTTGCAGGAAGGCCGTCACGATTTTCTCCTGCCCCCGGCGGCCGGAGTCCATCACCTGCCGGCCGTGGTGGTTAAGCCAGAAGCAGTAAGGGTTGTACTGCGGGGTGCCCTTCTGGCTTCCGACGGGTGCCGGAATGTCCCGCCGGGGCTACAGAGGGGAGATCTGGTGCGGCTTCACGGGGAAGAAGGGGTGCTCCTGGCCGTGGCCCGCTGCATGGGGAAAAGATCGGTCGAGGGCTTTAAGCCGGAAAAGGTTTTCCCGTGA
- a CDS encoding bifunctional riboflavin kinase/FAD synthetase, with amino-acid sequence MKVYYGIEETTAVKGCCLALGNFDGVHRGHRALIGLAVEKARERGRASVVLTFDPHPAAVLAPGASPDLLTTQSQKEELIAGLGVDYLYFLPFSSSLAALPPEDFVKDLLWPSFRPSLVAVGFNYSFGRGARGNPGLLEALGSEMGFEVVVLPPVKIGERIVSSTAVREALAAGEIGLARDMLGYWPTLAGRVVKGDGRGRTLGFPTANIAVPGEIRLPAYGVYACRMLLPDGTWRSGVANIGQRPTFGKGFSPTVEVYLLDFSGDLYGGQVRLELRAFLRPEQAFARKEELIAQIERDVRLARELLQA; translated from the coding sequence ATGAAGGTTTACTATGGAATTGAGGAAACGACCGCGGTAAAGGGGTGCTGTCTGGCCCTGGGCAACTTCGACGGCGTTCACCGGGGACACCGGGCCCTCATAGGGCTCGCGGTGGAAAAGGCTAGGGAAAGGGGGAGGGCCTCCGTAGTGCTGACCTTCGATCCCCACCCTGCGGCCGTTCTGGCGCCGGGCGCGTCTCCCGACCTCTTAACTACCCAGAGCCAGAAGGAAGAGCTGATCGCGGGCCTGGGAGTGGATTACCTGTATTTTCTGCCCTTTTCGTCCTCCCTGGCCGCCTTGCCGCCGGAAGACTTTGTAAAGGATCTCCTGTGGCCGTCCTTCAGGCCTTCCCTGGTGGCGGTGGGTTTTAATTATTCCTTTGGCCGGGGTGCGAGGGGTAATCCCGGTTTACTGGAAGCCCTGGGGTCGGAAATGGGGTTTGAGGTAGTTGTTCTGCCGCCGGTAAAAATAGGGGAGCGAATAGTGAGCAGCACAGCCGTAAGGGAGGCCCTGGCGGCCGGCGAGATCGGCCTGGCCCGTGACATGCTCGGCTACTGGCCCACCCTGGCGGGAAGGGTGGTAAAGGGGGACGGGCGGGGACGTACCCTGGGCTTTCCCACGGCCAACATAGCGGTGCCGGGGGAGATAAGGCTTCCCGCATACGGTGTATATGCCTGCCGCATGTTGTTGCCCGACGGCACCTGGCGCTCCGGTGTGGCTAACATAGGACAAAGGCCCACTTTCGGAAAGGGTTTTTCGCCGACGGTGGAGGTTTACTTACTGGATTTCTCCGGCGATCTTTACGGTGGTCAAGTCCGTCTGGAGCTCAGGGCCTTCTTGCGGCCTGAGCAGGCCTTTGCCCGTAAGGAGGAGCTGATAGCCCAGATCGAGCGGGATGTAAGATTAGCCCGGGAGCTCCTGCAGGCGTAA
- a CDS encoding D-alanyl-D-alanine carboxypeptidase family protein, translated as MFRWLRVLPWLFLCLSLPRAAFGAEEPLISAPWAALMEARTGQFLYSKNAHAERPPASTTKILTAVLALELGRLDAEVTVSKYAATTPGASIDLVAGTTWRLGDLIKGALMNSGNDATVAIAEHLAGSEETFAWMMNRKSRLIGAYRSHFVNPNGLPADNHYSTAYDLAVMSRYALQHPVFRRIVATREDEINGSPDQKRLLYNTNRLLTSYPGADGVKTGTTEEAGQCLVASATREGRQLIAVVLRSWDRYEDASRLLDYGFNAFHLELVQAGQRVGTIYVPNGRPQELPVVSSSDVAWTVPVEDMEGLEKRVLLPRAVKAPVRKGQVVGTIQLLYRGEEVASAPLVAAREIQAESWLSRFLKGPN; from the coding sequence ATGTTTCGGTGGTTAAGGGTTTTGCCCTGGCTTTTTTTGTGTTTAAGCTTGCCCCGTGCCGCTTTCGGAGCGGAAGAGCCCCTAATCAGCGCTCCGTGGGCGGCCCTCATGGAGGCCAGGACGGGACAGTTCCTCTATTCCAAGAATGCCCATGCAGAAAGGCCGCCTGCCAGTACTACCAAGATCCTGACGGCCGTTTTGGCCCTGGAGCTCGGTAGGCTGGACGCCGAGGTAACGGTAAGCAAATATGCGGCGACTACGCCGGGGGCCAGCATCGATTTGGTGGCGGGCACCACCTGGAGGTTGGGAGACCTTATTAAAGGCGCCCTCATGAATTCCGGCAATGACGCCACGGTAGCCATTGCGGAACACCTGGCGGGCTCGGAAGAGACCTTTGCCTGGATGATGAACCGCAAAAGCCGCCTGATAGGGGCCTACCGCAGCCATTTCGTCAACCCCAACGGGCTTCCGGCCGACAATCATTACAGCACGGCCTACGATCTGGCGGTGATGAGCCGATACGCCCTGCAACATCCCGTGTTCCGACGGATTGTGGCCACCCGGGAGGACGAAATTAACGGTTCCCCCGACCAGAAGCGTCTACTGTACAATACCAACCGCCTCCTGACCTCTTACCCCGGGGCCGACGGGGTCAAGACGGGTACCACCGAAGAGGCGGGTCAGTGCCTGGTGGCCTCGGCTACCAGGGAAGGCCGCCAGCTCATAGCCGTGGTGCTCCGGAGCTGGGATCGGTACGAGGATGCTAGCCGTTTGCTGGACTACGGCTTTAATGCCTTTCACCTGGAACTGGTGCAGGCCGGCCAAAGGGTCGGAACCATTTACGTCCCCAACGGGCGGCCGCAGGAGTTGCCAGTAGTATCTTCCTCGGACGTTGCCTGGACGGTGCCGGTGGAGGACATGGAGGGGCTGGAGAAAAGAGTTCTTTTGCCCCGGGCCGTTAAAGCACCGGTACGGAAGGGACAAGTAGTGGGCACCATACAGCTCCTGTACCGGGGAGAGGAGGTTGCTTCTGCGCCTCTGGTGGCGGCTCGGGAGATCCAGGCGGAGTCGTGGTTATCCCGCTTCCTGAAGGGGCCAAATTAA
- the rbfA gene encoding 30S ribosome-binding factor RbfA, producing the protein MSLRAERVAEQMKKEIAQILRDKIKDPRVGFVTVTAVELSSDLQHAKVYVSIYGDEQEKKQTLEALARATGFVRREIGRRIKLRLTPEIVFKFDESIEHGDRIARLLYRIKAEEAEKHESGGSDS; encoded by the coding sequence ATGTCTTTGCGGGCCGAGCGTGTGGCAGAGCAGATGAAGAAAGAAATAGCCCAGATCCTCCGGGATAAAATTAAGGACCCGCGCGTAGGCTTTGTTACCGTAACCGCTGTGGAGTTGTCCAGCGACCTGCAGCATGCCAAGGTATACGTTAGCATCTACGGGGACGAACAGGAAAAGAAGCAGACTCTGGAGGCGCTGGCCCGGGCTACGGGCTTCGTGCGGCGGGAAATAGGCCGGCGCATCAAACTGAGGCTGACTCCTGAAATTGTTTTTAAGTTCGACGAATCCATTGAGCACGGGGACCGTATAGCCAGGCTGTTGTACCGTATCAAGGCGGAGGAAGCTGAGAAGCATGAATCTGGTGGCAGCGATAGCTGA
- a CDS encoding YlmC/YmxH family sporulation protein codes for MELRGKEIINIHDGSRLGFLKEGDLIIDLETGQINALVLPGERGLAALWGRRQELVIPWSAVRKVGAEIITVEFQY; via the coding sequence ATGGAGTTAAGGGGCAAGGAAATCATTAACATACATGACGGCTCGCGGCTGGGTTTCCTTAAAGAGGGCGACCTCATTATTGACCTGGAGACGGGCCAAATCAATGCCCTGGTATTGCCAGGGGAAAGGGGCCTGGCGGCTTTGTGGGGCCGGAGGCAAGAACTGGTGATACCCTGGTCGGCCGTCCGCAAAGTAGGAGCGGAAATCATTACGGTTGAGTTTCAGTATTGA
- a CDS encoding aspartyl-phosphate phosphatase Spo0E family protein: MDAAENMAQEIERLRQQLEALIGRGVPMDSREVADLSRRLDDLVVRYTRLQREGVKVIE, from the coding sequence ATGGATGCTGCGGAGAACATGGCCCAGGAGATAGAAAGATTAAGGCAACAACTGGAGGCCCTTATCGGCCGGGGTGTTCCAATGGATAGTAGGGAAGTGGCGGATTTGAGCCGCAGGCTGGACGATCTGGTAGTCAGATACACGCGGCTGCAGAGGGAAGGAGTAAAAGTAATAGAATAA